One part of the Nematostella vectensis chromosome 8, jaNemVect1.1, whole genome shotgun sequence genome encodes these proteins:
- the LOC116610679 gene encoding uncharacterized protein LOC116610679 encodes MLQKQQWSSRMGRKTFCSAHRISVFSLLFLCVWLIEVVGEIYPFAPGVRRRTGVYIEKWDGIDTYSIDAFRRNERFPYLPTWRGYGSHFTQPSNWGENFGSRIRAYFVPKQTGAHVFYISSDNGARLYLSKDELPDHKSLIAQVADRHFTAPGEYDKYPEQQSWPVPLEKGKYYFIETLMKELFDTDHLSVAFKGPDGTFHAPIGSEYLWTATVSETDYKHNKTAQWILIRYAARYGARAGATSGDRAASVSGAKAGRDAGALAGERAGAEAGAQAAAKAARKIITTTINNALKMYKNTRAYAHAIFMSPGHHVTIKEVNTQTGNAGTVSITQTGGAGRGNNKQTGSAEASSNLQNGSASASTGSAATALTTSSSGSSSLPGVTTNQETRVTGGATDHLQKYRLPGVEPDREGTPFGSRGVAIPTDTVASQQAAIQFAKLQRMGGASNVKNVKNSNKGVKPVFESLMSGNSGNATFVESEIGSQESRESTRERAKFVYYPKKGEDPDEVARKLVYDDGTASKVVFNAHYSIHSLDVPAIQINLTKNLCFRSVNSHVTLRGACQFFIIREGLLPMTNSDDFSLQSACVPDHYIVQKNYRFFLAKHDGSLHFAREATFAFYKIMSFPSALQIMSFYHYLWFTCEDKRKNNFNTGIHLEYNNPTNEFLERCSFNFLPMPSNASPTMSCKGVLDHQPPKIPGQSIKEGRQRKLKPNETCIALRFINMAHRPVVITSDLKDDSYLITSKDFKLKTVIRRPQLHHHITFKAFDPTREKAILLFGDNSITLQPLTTCDDYIPVEVTASAGVKPPSPSYPPTTEQPSLHVHYHYHPPAAPTPTGCPVQCTTHCLHFCPPNCCKTVKMDTARDYSMPHPVEKVN; translated from the exons ATGctacaaaaacaacaatggTCATCTAGAATGGGGAGAAAAACGTTTTGTTCTGCTCATAGAATCTCTGTGTTCAGTCTTCTTTTCCTTTGTGTCTGGCTCATTGAGGTCGTAGGGGAAATCTACCCGTTTGCCCCTG GGGTGAGAAGACGCACTGGTGTGTACATCGAGAAATGGGATGGTATTGACACCTATTCTATTGACGCTTTTCGTAGAAATGAGCGCTTTCCTTATCTACCCACATGGCGAGGATATGGATCTCATTTCACTCAGCCTTCAAACTGGGGAGAGAACTTTGGATCACGCATCAGAGCTTATTTTGTTCCGAAACAAACAGGAGCACACGTTTTCTATATTT CAAGTGACAATGGTGCCAGACTTTACTTGAGTAAAGACGAGTTGCCTGATCACAAGAGCTTGATAGCACAAGTCGCTGATCGACATTTCACAGCGCCTGGAGAATACGACAA GTATCCGGAACAGCAGTCTTGGCCTGTCCCGTTAGAGAAAGGCAAGTATTATTTCATCGAGACGCTGATGAAGGAGCTGTTCGATACGGACCATCTGTCAGTGGCCTTCAAAGGACCCGATGGTACCTTTCACGCCCCAATCGGCTCGGAATACCTTTGGACAGCAACCGTCTCTGAAACTGATTACA AGCATAACAAGACAGCTCAGTGGATATTGATCCGATACGCCGCCAGGTATGGCGCACGCGCAGGAGCTACCTCGGGAGATCGTGCTGCTTCCGTTTCCGGTGCTAAAGCGGGCAGGGACGCTGGTGCTCTGGCTGGAGAGAGGGCTGGTGCTGAGGCAGGGGCACAGGCGGCCGCTAAAGCTGCTCGTAAGATCATCACTACCACGATAAACAACGCGCTAAAGATGTACAAGAACACACGTGCGTATGCGCACGCCATTTTTATGAGCCCTggccatcacgtgaccatcaaGGAAGTAAATACACAAACCGGAAATGCTGGTACAGTTAGTATTACACAAACCGGTGGTGCTGGGAGAGGAAATAATAAGCAGACCGGAAGTGCTGAGGCGtcaagtaacctacaaaacgGAAGTGCCAGTGCATCGACAGGCTCTGCAGCAACAGCATTAACTACATCGAG CTCCGGCTCATCTTCACTGCCTGGTGTGACGACCAATCAGGAGACTCGTGTCACAGGGGGAGCAACAGACCATTTGCAGAAGTACCGGCTCCCAGGGGTAGAACCAGACAGGGAAGGCACGCCATTCGGAAGCCGCGGTGTTGCCATACCAACAGATACAGTGGCTTCTCAACAAGCAGCCATACAATTCGCGAAATTGCAAAGAATGGGGGGCGCATCGAATGTCAAAAACGTCAAGAATTCCAACAAAGGCGTAAAGCCTGTCTTCGAGTCTTTAATGAGTGGTAATAGTGGAAATGCAACATTTGTAG AAAGTGAGATCGGGAGCCAAGAAAGTCGAGAGTCTACAAGGGAAAGGGCCAAGTTTGTCTACTACCCGAAAAAAGGAGAAGACCCGGATGAGGTGGCGAGAAAACTGGTGTATGACGATGGAACAGCAAGCAAAG TTGTGTTCAACGCTCACTACAGTATCCATTCGCTAGATGTGCCCGCGATACAAATCAATCTGACCAAAAACCTTTGCTTCCGGTCTGTGAATAGTCACGTGACGCTTCGGGGGGCAtgccagttttttatcattagGGAGGGCCTTCTTCCAATGACAAACTCAGACGACTTCTCACTTCAGTCGGCGTGCGTTCCCGACCATTACATTGTTCAAAAGAATTACAGGTTCTTCTTGGCGAAACATGACGGGAGTTTACACTTTG CTCGAGAAGCAACTTTTGCTTTCTACAAGATAATGAGCTTCCCGTCTGCGTTGCAAATCATGAGTTTCTACCACTACCTTTGGTTCACTTGTGAAGACAAGCGCAAGAACAACTTCAACACCGGTATCCACCTCGAGTACAATAACCCTACCAACGAGTTCCTCGAGAGATGCTCATTTAACTTCCTTCCGATGCCATCTAATGCCAGCCCAACTATGAGTTGTAAAGGCGTGCTCGACCATCAACCGCCCAAGATCCCCGGTCAGTCCATCAAGGAAGGGAGGCAACGGAAGCTTAAACCTAATG AAACGTGCATCGCTCTGCGGTTTATTAACATGGCACACCGACCGGTCGTGATAACCAGTGATCTAAAAGACGACAGTTATCTCATCACTAGCAAAGATTTCAAGCTTAAGACAGTGATACGACGGCCACAGCTCCATCACCACATCACATTCAAGGCGTTTGACCCTACGAGGGAAAAAGCGATCCTTTTATTTGGTGACAATAGCATAACCTTGCAGCCGCTGACCACGTGTGATGACTACATTCCTGTGGAGGTCACGGCATCTGCAG GTGTTAAACCTCCTTCACCGTCTTACCCTCCTACCACAG AGCAGCCATCATTACACGTccattaccactaccatccCCCGGCAGCGCCAACACCAACCG
- the LOC125556710 gene encoding uncharacterized protein LOC125556710: MKRKKLTTEAFRAKKFQKQNLAHIKEAVRDCSISYGLAAVEAFRCSEYFPDEETLQECLKNNENHNSALMTGFKAFLQDSTKKDATFGYNSELFTLYGPLLQMFNEATRNGNGHARETVWTVLLPMFAQLQFRNYWTKAFVHVVQFSALWPLAFREMIKLNCSVNISGKAGHNIDLDEFVETYIVQPLKQYASGHTTVRTCQRIMANVVLIGSVRQSYAGKSAFDVHPTKRHSEQDPFPDQLKGMWFVYREGFFDVKGRTEVIQFGVNDVPKSVPKGYIGVYNKGTDKVKDNFNRKIHECFPGVRKFSFQQLVEDAEPES, translated from the exons ATGAAGCGTAAGAAGCTTACCACAGAAGCATTCAGGGCGAAGAAATTTCAGAAGCAAAATCTAGCTCACATAAAAGAGGCCGTTAGGGACTGCTCTATTTCTTATGGGTTGGCAGCTGTTGAAGCATTCCGCTGCTCTGAATATTTTCCAGATGAAGAAACCCTACAGGAATGCCTGAAAAACAACGAAAATCACAACTCTGCTTTGATGACGGGATTCAAGGCTTTCTTGCAAGACAGTACCAAGAAAGATGCAACATTTGGTTACAACAGTGAACTGTTCACACTCTATGGGCCACTTCTCCAAATGTTTAACGAAGCCACAAGGAATGGTAATGGGCATGCACGTGAGACAGTATGGACAGTGCTCTTACCAATGTTTGCTCAGCTACAGTTTAGAAATTATTGGACAAAAGCATTTGTACATGTGGTCCAGTTTTCGGCCTTGTGGCCACTTGCCTTCAGAGAGATGATCAAGCTAAACTGCTCTGTCAACATATCGGGAAAAGCAGGGCACAACATTGATCTTGACGAGTTTGTGGAAACCTACATTGTGCAACCCCTGAAGCAGTATGCATCAG GTCATACCACAGTAAGGACTTGTCAAAGAATAATGGCAAATGTTGTACTGATTGGCAGTGTGCGGCAGTCGTATGCAGGGAAAAGTGCATTTGATGTACATCCTACCAAACGACATTCTGAACAAGACCCATTCCCTGATCAGTTAAAGGGAATGTGGTTTGTTTATAGAGAGGGCTTCTTTGATGTCAAGGGTAGGACTGAAGTAATTCAGTTTGGTGTAAATGATGTTCCAAAGTCAGTCCCTAAAGGGTACATTGGAGTCTACAACAAGGGGACCGATAAAGTGAAGGACAATTTTAATAGGAAGATTCATGAATGCTTCCCAGGAGTTAGGAAGTTCTCCTTTCAGCAGTTGGTAGAGGATGCTGAACCAGAAAGTTGA